GTAAACCTGATACTAAAAATAAAGGCGAAGTGGTTCTTGCCGGGATGATCAATATGAACAGTATTGCTCTGGTAAAAGTAAATACAGCCTATGAAGACAGTAAACTGAGTAAAATTCTGGAACTCGTTCAGAATGCTACAGCTCAAAAAGCCCCTACAGAATTATTTATCAGAAAATTTGCTAAAGTATATACCCCAATTGTTGTATTTCTTGCCATAGGAATCTGTTTACTGCCATATTTCTTTGTGAGCGACTATCAGTTCAGAGACTGGCTGTACAGAGCATTGATATTCCTTGTAATATCTTGTCCTTGTGCCCTTGTTATCTCAATTCCATTAGGATATTTCGGAGGAATTGGTGCGGCAAGCCGGAACGGTATTTTATTCAAAGGAAGTAATTTCCTGGACAGCATTGCAGAGATTAAGAATGTAGTGATGGATAAAACCGGAACCATGACGGAAGGTGTATTCAAAGTTCAGGAAGTAAGCATGAGCGCTGAATTTAATAAAGAAGAAATCCTTCAGATGGTCAATGTTCTGGAAAGTAAAAGTACCCACCCGGTTGCAACAGCCATTCACAATTATGTAGGAGATATCAATCATTCTATACCTTTAGAAAATGTAGAAGAAATTGCAGGTTATGGGTTAAAGGCAATTGTTAATAGAAAAGAGCTTCTGGTAGGGAACTTTAAGCTGCTGGATAAGTTCAATATCAGTTATGATCTTAACCATGCGAACATTGTTTATACGGTAATTGCAGTGGCTTATGATAAAAAGTTTGCAGGATATATTACCATTGCAGACAGTATAAAAGAAGACGCCAAAGAAACAGTAGACAACTTGCATAAAATGAACGTAAAGGCTACAATGCTGAGCGGTGATAAGGATACCGTGGTTAAATATGTAGCAGATCAGCTGGGAATTGACAATGCATTCGGAGACCTTTTGCCTGAAGATAAAGTAAATAAGGTTAAAGAAATCAAAGCCAGAAATCAAAGCGTCGCTTTCGTAGGTGACGGAGTGAATGATGCACCTGTAGTTGCTTTAAGTGATGTAGGAATTGCGATGGGAGGTTTAGGAAGTGATGCAACCATTGAAACAGCTGATGTTGTGATTCAGGATGACAAACCAAGTAAAATCCCAATGGCCATCAATATTGGAAAACAAACGAAAAAGATAGTTTGGCAGAATATCATCCTTGCTTTTGCTGTAAAAGCCGTTGTTCTGATTCTGGGAGCCGGAGGGCTGGCAACGATGTGGGAAGCCGTGTTTGCCGATGTAGGAGTGGCATTGCTGGCTATTTTGAATGCAGTGAGAATTCAGAGAATGAAATTTTAAGAAGCAAATAATAAACACAACTAAATTATATTCAATCAAGGCTCTGCTGGTTTCAGTAGAGCTTTGTTTTAAAAAAATATACACCATGTTTATCATTCCGTAGGAATCTCAAAAAAATTACCACTATCAATAAGATTTGCTTAATCACCCTAATCTGTGAGATAAAATCTTTGCTCCTTAAAACAGTAGGTATTTAAAAAAAGTGTTGTGTCTTCGCAATTCCAACAAAATAAGAAAAAGCTCTGCTAAAAAAATCAGCAAAGCTTTTATCAACAAGATTAAATTGTATATAAAGAACTAAATTTTTTTTAGGTCTAAAGTTTCACTCAAAGTTCGGGATAATATTATTCCGGTGACAGGCACAGTTTTGTAAATTTTGTGGGTAACAGTATGCAATCACAATGACATTCATCATAAATCATCCAGAAAACAGTTTTGAAGTAGTATATTTGTAACAGAGAACAAAATCGTTGAGGTTATTCATTTCCATATTCATCATTTTTACCGTTGCAGTACGTCCCGTTTTGCCATTGGTAAACTATGCTGTGAACTATGATTATATTGTAAAAAACCTTTGTGAGAACAGAAACGTACCACAGTCAACCTGTAAGGGAAAATGCTACGTGGAAAAAGAACTTGCAAAAACAGAAAAACAGTCCAATAGTTCCCAAACAGTAAAGATTGCAGGATTAGATGTTTTTATTTCTCATGATATCCTTTCATTCTCCTCTCATTTGAATTCGGAGTCACTTTCCGAAATTCCCGATTCAAGTTACTTTAATTCTCATTCTTCAGAATACTTTTCCAGGATATTCCATCCTCCGTTAGCTTGATTTTTATTATAAACTATATTTTTAGTTGATGATATAAAAGTACTTAAAGCTTTATTAACGAGCCTTAAAGATATATTCTCAAATTAAAATGAACAATTGTAAGCAGTTAGAAATACACTGATTCTTTTTGAGGAATTCTGTGTTTTTCAGACTTCCACATTGTGTCATAACTTTATTTAACATTATTAATTTCAATTTAACATTAAAATGAAATCTCCAATTATTTTGATCGCTATGCTGTCAATATCATTACTGTCGTGTGCCAAAGAAACGCCTAAGGTAAAGCATGCAAGCCACATGGACTCTTCCGGAAAGAAGATAGAAAATGTACAGGTAGTGAATGAAGAAGATCCTATCTGCCACATGAAAACGGACGGCGCTCTTAAAGATACAGCCGTATATAAAAATAAAACGTATGGTTTTTGCAGTGTTTACTGCAAAGATGAATTCAAAAAAAGTCCCGAGAAATATGCCCAAAAATAAGAAGACCAATAACAAAAGTAAAGTGATTATACCGATCGCATTATTTGCATTGCTTTTCCTGGGAATAGGAGTAGGAATGGGGTATTTTAAAAAAAACCTTTATACCGTGATGAAAGTTCCCGATTTTGAACTGACGGATCAGAACAGCAAAAGAATTACCAATAAGGATATGCTGGGAAAGGTATATCTGGTAGAATTTTTCTTCAGCAAATGCCCTACAATATGTCCGGTGATGAATACCAATATGAAGGCTATTCAGAATCAGATCAATGACCCCAACTTCGGAATCATCTCCATCAGTATTGATCCGGAAAACGATACTCCATCGGCATTGAAAGAACATGCTGAAAGAATAGGCGCAAAATCTCCGAACTGGCATTTCCTGACCGGTGACCGTACCTATATTGGTGATCTCGCGGATAAATTTAATATCTATGTAGGTGATAAAGAAGATGAAGGAGAAAGCCTGAATCACAGCGGAATGATTGCTCTGGTAGATCAGGACGGAAATATCAGATGCAGATACAATAAAGAAAATATGCCCATCCTGTACTATTCAGGATTAAATTATGAAGATCCGGAAGGTAAAACACCTATGCTGACGGGTAAATATCACCCAGACAGAGAAATCCTGATTGAGGATATTAAGAAATTATTGAAATAAGAAAGAGGGAAGCTGGGTGCTTGAAGCTGGAAGTTCTTCCAGCCTCGATCTTCCATCTTCCTGCTTAACACAAAAAACATTGTTCAACCATAAACAAAAACATTATGAAGATTTTGAAAATAGCTGCTCTAAGTGCAGTTTTCGCAGCCCAGTTTACACTGGCTCAGTTTAAGCAGACGGCTCTGCCATATGCTTATAATGCTTTGGAGGGAAATATTGATGCCCAAACTATGGAAATTCATTATTCAAAGCATGGTGCGGCTTATGCAGCTAATTTAAATAAAGCCATTGCAGGAACTCCGCAGGAAAAAGAAACTTTGTTTCAGATTCTTTCCAATGTCTCAAAACTGCCTGCTGCAGTGAGAAATAATGCAGGAGGACACTACAACCACGAACTGTTCTGGACTGTTCTTACTCCTCAGAAAAACACGCAGCCTTCTGCAAAATTAGCAAAAGCTATCACTGAAACTTTCGGAAGTATGGATGCTTTTAAAGAAAAAATGAGCAAAGCAGGGGCAGACCGTTTCGGATCAGGATGGGCATGGCTATCTGTGGATAAAAACGGAAAGCTATTTGTTTCCTCTACTCCTAACCAGGACAATCCTTTGATGGATGTTGTGGAAGAGAAAGGAACTCCTATCTTCGGAATTGATGTGTGGGAACATGCTTATTATTTAAAATATCAGAATAAGAGAGCAGATTATCTTACCGCTATCTGGAACGTTACCAACTGGAAAGAGATCAGCAGAAGATATGACGAAGCTTTAAGCAAGAAATAGTCTGATGAAATTATTTTACAGCATACTTTTTACTTTTTATATGGTGCTAAGACCTTTGGTGCCATTGGTAGAGTATGCTGTAAATTATGATTATATTGTTAAAGTTCTCTGTATAAATAAAAGCAGACCGGAGATTCACTGTAACGGAAAATGTTACCTGAGTAAAGAGCTGGCAAAAACCAATGATTCGGAATCTTCACCCTTTCAGAAAATAAAAAACTCAGGACAGAAAATCCTTGATACCTATATCCTGCCTGAAACAGCAGAGATCATAACTACTGAAAAATGCACGTTTTTCAATTTTAACTTTACCTACGAAACAGCTTATTCTTTTCTGTTTCTTACTTATATTTTCAAACCACCGGCTTTTTAAGTTAAACTATCACTATTTAATCACAGAAGTCACAAAAGCTTACATCAATTAAAAATCAAATATTTTTAAAAGCTTGAGTGTTCTTATCATGTATAAAACTTATCACTTTAATAACTTAAGTGTGAGAATTTTTGTGCCTTTTGTGGTAAAAAAAGAATGTTTTTACATTCAAAAATTATAATTCAACTTAAAAAATCAACAATGAAAATCTATAAATTTTTTTCACTATTCTTTATTGCCTTTACTTTATTCTCTTTTGTAGCCTGTGAAAGCAGCAGGGATGATGATCCGCAGGATACCACGCCCGGAAAACTTCAGATCAAATTTGAAAACGGATTTAATAATGTAGGAGACATTGTTCTGAATCAGACGGTTCAGACTTCTTCTAACGGACAAAAGCATAATTTTTCTGCTTTGAAATATGTAATCAGTAACATCACACTGATAGACGAGAGCGGAAATGAATTTAAGTACAATGAAAACAACCCTGATAAAGGAGCTTTTATTGTGGATCAGGCAGATGCTGTAGCCGGAATCATATACCTTAATCTGGATGGTATTCCGAAAAACAATTACAAAAGAATAAAATTCGGATTGGGAGTCAGTCAGAAAGCGTATTTACTAGGGCAGGACGGTCAGGCTGAATTTTGGACAAAAGCGAAGCAGAAAGGAATGACATGGTCATGGGCTGCCGGTTACGTTTTTGTAAAACTGGAAGGCAAATATGGAAATGATGCTCCTTCGAAGGAATTCATGAATCATACCGGAAATATGGGAAATGTTACAGCTAATCAACAGGCTGATCTATACCGTGAAATTACTTTAAATCTTCCGACAACAGCAAGAGTGACAGGGCAAATTCGCCCTTCTGTTCATATTGTGGCAGATCTGAACCAGTTTCTGAGTGGAGAGAAAGCGCTTACTCTTGCCACAGGCAATGATATGCTGATGGGTTCCAATCAACACCTGATAGACGTTACCAATAATCTTACAAAAATGTTTAAAGTAGACCACGTTCACAATGATTAATCTTTTTGTTAAAACGTTATTACTTCTGCTTGTATTCGTATTGAGCTGTATTTCCTGTTCTGATGAGGTGATCCAGCCGTTGGAAAAAGATGAAGCCTACAATCTGCAGTTTCCTTCGTATTTCCCGGAAATGACTTTTGATAAAACGATGAATCCGGTAACCAAAAATGGAGTAGAACTGGGACGAAAATTATTCTATGAAGGAAGGCTTTCCCGAAATAATACCATTTCATGCGGTTTTTGTCATATTCAGGAAAATGCATTCACCCATCACGGGCATACCGTAAGCCATGGTGTAGATGACAGAATAGGAATCAGGAATGCTCCACCTATTCAGAATATGGCTTTTTTGAAAAGATATATGTGGGACGGTGTAATTCATAATCTGAATGAACAGCCCATTAGCCCAATTACAGACGTCAATGAAATGGACAGCTCCATACCAGAAGCAATTTCAAAGATTAAAGATGATCAGAAATATAAAAAGCTGTTCAGAGAAGCATATGGAGACGAAACTATTACTGGCGAAAGAATTTTAAAAGCATTATCACAGTTTATGGCTTCTTTAATTTCTGCAGATTCAAAATACGACAGATTCAAGCAGGGAAAAGAACAATTGACTTCAGGGGAATCTCAGGGAATGGCATTATTTAATCAGAAATGTGCTTCTTGCCATAGCGGAGAATTATTTACCGATGAAAGCTTCAGAAACACGGGAATGTATTACAATACAGAATTCAAGGATGCAGGACGTTACAGAGTTTCCCTTAATCAGGTTGATTGGATGAAATTTCGTGTTCCGAGTTTAAGAAATGTAGAATATACAGCACCTTATATGCATGACGGAAGATTTTACAGCTTAGAGGCGGTACTCAATTTCTATTCAGATCAGGTGGAAGATAATGCTAATCTTGATCCGCAGCTGAAGCAGAACGGTCATGTAGGAATTGCCATGAACAGTCAGGAAAAACAGTCAATTATCGCATTTCTGAAAACATTATCGGATAAAAGTTTTATATCCAATCCAAAATTTGCAGAATAATTTATAGAAAACATGAAGAAGATTATATTGATAGTAAGTTTGATCCTGTTTAATCAGTATCAGGCAAAGATTATTAGAGACAGTGCATATATTGCTCCGGATACCTTTAGCAGATTCGATTTTGATGATGATTGTGATGCCTGTGGTTGTGCAGCTGGTAACGGATCATCTGGTTCTGAATCTTTACTGAATCCACAGTTTATCGGAATCAAATATTTTGCACAACATTACAAAGCAAAGGAAAACTTATTTGTAAAAGACCTTACTCAGGATCAGTATTTCAATACCCTTCAGCTTTGGGGGAAAATTCCATTGACTAAAAAACTGAGCGTATATGCAAGTCTGCCATTCCATTTCCATGAAAAGAAAATGATGCAGGGAGATATCAAGATCAATGGTATAGGTGATCTGAATCTGATGGGAATTTACCAGCTGATGAGCTCTAAAGATAATTTTCATCATCTGAGCGGAGGTTTGGGTGTGAAAATTCCTTTAGGAAAATTTGACGAAAAAGGAGCGTCTGGTGTTAATCCAAGTTTTCAGTTGGGAACAGGCAGCTGGGATTATCAGGCGGCTTTGAACTATAAATTTCAGAAAAATAAAGTGGCAGTATTGGTCAATACAGACTATACCATCAAAACTGAGAATAAGAAAAATTACCGTTTTGGAAACCAATGGAACTATGCTGCGACGGGTTTTTATCAGGTTGCGGGAAATGAAAAATCCATTTTTTCTGTAAAAACAGGTGCTCAGGGAGAAGTTTATGCTCAGAATAAACAGTTTGATGAAGCGCTTCCCAATACTGCAGGAAGTGCTTTGTATGGCAAACTGGGATTTGAAGCTTCTTATAAAAAACTGAGCCTGGGAAGTGAAGTAATGCTTCCGATGTATACTCATCTGGCAGGAGGAGATATTGAAGCAAAATCAAGATTCAGTGTATTCCTGAATATTGGAATTTAAAATGAAACCCTTAATGAAAAGATGTTAAAGCTCCTTCGGGAGCTTTAATTGTTTATGAATCATGATTTTAATTGGGGGTTAGGAATAATTCTTTATCTTTGCCGAAATTTGGTGAGCCATAAAAAGCTCTTAAAAGGGAATCCGGTGAAAATCCGGAACAGACCCGCTGCTGTAAGCTCCGCACCAAGATTTTTGAAGAATATATCCACTGTTTTTTTAATGGGAAGGATTTCAAAAATGGAGTAAGTCAGAAGACCTGCCAGAAAATAATCGTTTGACGCTTTCGTGGAATAAAGCTTAGGACATCAATGATTCTGCGCAGTGACAGCTGTGCTTTGTCTTTGTATTCTTATACCCATTAGCGTCATCATTATCCTAAATGAGCTAATGACGGCAAAACTAATTACTTCAACAATTTATAAAGCTGTTTTCACAATACTGGTGTTAACATCTCAACTTTTGTCTTCTCAAACCAAGAAAAAAGACAGTCTTCAGGAAGAATCCATCAAGGTGATCAGCCTTTACAAGAAAAATTTTAAAGAAATTCTTCCGGCACAAACCCTACAAGGCGAACAGCTGGAAAGACTTAGCAGTCACTCTGTAGCAGATGCATTGCGGTATTTTTCCGGAGTGCAAATCAAAGACTATGGAGGATTGGGAGGTTTAAAAACCATCAATATCCGTAGTATGGGTAGTCAGCATGTAGGTGTTTTCTATGATGGGATTCAACTGGGGAATGCCCAAAATGGACTCGTTGACCTGGGAAGATATTCCTTGGACGATCTGGAAGAAATATCATTATACAACGGACAGAAAAGTGAGATTTTCCAACCGGCAAAAGACTTCGGTTCTTCGGGGTCAATCTATTTACAGCCCAAAACGCCTGTATTTAAAGGAACACGGAAAACCAATCTTGTGTTAAGAGCCAAAAGTGCTTCCATTGATCTCTTTAATCCGTCTTTCCGATTGGAGCAGAAAATTTCAGATAGAATTTCTGCCAGCTTCAGTGGAGAATTCATGCAAAGTGACGGAATTTACAGGTTTCGGTATGCAAAGAAATATCCTGATGGACAAAAGGCCTATGATACTATCGCAAAGAGGCAGGACTCAGATATCAAAGCAAAACGTTTTGAAACTTCAATAAACGGAACTTTAAACAACGGAAGCTGGAATGTAAGAGGCTATGGTTATATTTCAGACCGTGGAATGCCTGCTCCTATTGTGAATGGCCGTTTTGGAGGAAGAGGAGCGAGATTTTCTGATGAAAATTATTTCGTACAGGCCAACCTGCGGAAAAAACTGTTTCCCAAATTTGAAACACAGCTGAAAGCAAAATTTGCCTATGATTATACCCATTTCATGGACACGGTTCGCTCGCAGTCAATTATTCATACCGATAATACCTATATCCAGCGAGAGCTCTATCTTTCCTCGTCTAATATCTATTCTATCACACCCAATTGGGATGTCAGCCTGAGTGGGGATTTTCAGTACAATAATCTGGATGCCAATCTGGATAACTTTTCTTATCCTACACGCTACACCACATTGGTAGCATTGGCAACAACGTATCAGTGGAACAGATTCAAAATTCTGGGTAGCCTTTTAGGAACTTTTACTTTTGAAGAAGTAAGAAAAAATAAAAGACCCGGAGACAGCAGAGAATGGACACCTGCCGTATTTATGAGCTATCAGCCGGAAAGTATTCCCGAGCTTACTCTAAGAGCTTTCTATAAAAGGATTTTCCGACTTCCAACCTTCAATGATTTGTATTATACCAATATCGGAAATACTTACCTGAAACCGGAATTCACCAATCAGTATGATATAGGATTTACTTACCAGAAGAATTATAACAACCGTTTCTTTAAAAGCTTTTATGCTAAAGTAGACGGTTATTACAACAAGGTACAGGATAAGATTGTTGCAGCTCCTAACGGAAGCATGTTCCGCTGGCTGATGATGAACCTTGGAATGGTGGAAATCATAGGAGCCGATGTAAATCTTCAGACTGAATTGCAGATGGGACAAGTAAAGTTAAGACCATTGCTTTCCTACACTTACCAAAGCGCAAGAGATATGACTGATCCGGAGGATACCTTCTACCGCAATCAGATTCCTTATACACCATGGCATAGCGGCTCATTCAGCCTGATGGCAGATTATAAAGACTGGAGCTTCAATTACAGTGCGATGTATGTAGGAGAAAGATATGATGTGAATCAGGATAATATTCAATACAATTACGTACAGCCCTGGTATACCCATGATTTGTCAGTTCAGAAAAAATTCAACTGGGCGAATCATCAATTTAAAGTAAGCCTTGAGATGAATAATATTTTCAACCAATATTATGATGTAGTGATCAATTATCCGATGCCTGGAAGAAACTTTAAACTTATTTTAAACTTCACCTTATGAGAAAACTAAACTTTTATTTTTTATTTCTTGTATTAGCTTTTCTTACTTCATGCCGTACAGATGATATTATCGTTCGTCAGGAAGTAGTAGAGGGGCTTCCATCAGAAAATACAGCAATAAAAGGTTTCTACATGCTGAATGAAGGAAATATGGGAAGCAACAAATGTACGCTGGACTTTTTTGATTATACCAAAGGAACCTACTACCGGAATATTTATGCAGAGATTAACCCGAATGTGGTGAAAGAGCTGGGAGATGTAGGAAATGATATTAAAGTCTATGGCAGCAAGCTGTACATTGTTGTTAATGTTTCCAATAAAATTGAAGTATTGGATGCAAAAACAGCTAAACGTATTACTTCTATTCCGTTACAAAACTGCCGTTATTTAACCTTCAAAGACGGGAAAGCTTATGCCAGCAGCTATGCAGGTCCGGTAGCTATTAATCCAAAAGCTCCAAAGGGAAAAGTTGTAGAAATTGACACCACTTCTCTTTCTATCCAGCGTGAAGTGGTAGTGGGATATCAGCCGGAAGAAATGGAAATTGTAGGGAATAAATTATTTGTGGCCAATTCCGGAGGATATAAAGCTCCCGATTACGATAATACCGTTTCTGTAATAGACCTGAATACTTTTACTGAAATTCAGAAATTAAATGTTGCCATTAATCTTCACCATATTAAAAAAGACAATTACGGTGATCTTTACGTAAGTTCAAGAGGAGATTACTATAACGTTCCTTCCAGTTTATACCTTATAGATGCAGCAACGGGAATTGTTAAAAAAGATTTCCATCTCGCAGTGAGCGAAATGACAATCGTTAATGATAAACTTTATTTCTATGGAAATGAATTCAATTACAACACGCACAGCTATAAAAAAAGCTTTGGGATCATTGATGTAAAAACAGAACAAATCATTGCCAACAGACTTTTTGACAAAGAATACGAAACTGCTATTAAAACACCTTACGGAATTGCTGTAAACCCAATCACAGAAGATATCTACATGACAGATGCCAGAAATTATGTTTCTATGGGATTTGTGTATTGCTTTGATAAAAACGGACACTTTAAATGGAAGACAGAGGGTGGAAATATCCCTGCCCACTTCACCTTTTTATACAAATAACCAAACTTTAAGAAATGAACAGAAATACCTTTACTTATTTAAAAATCGGATTTTTATCATGCCTCCTGACAGGAGTGATAGCTTGTAAGCATGATGATGAAGATGAGTTCACATTTAACGGTCTTGACGATTCCTATTCCATTGAGCGTTTTAAGGTTTTGAGTATTCCTACCAATGCATCAGGATCAGTTACGTGGAGTATCAATGACTCTATTATCTCTCAAAATTCAGAACTTGAATTCATCAGCCCAACGGCAGATGCTTATCCGCTGACTTTAAAAATTAATAATAAAGGCAACGAGCAGGTTTATCATTCGAAAATTATCGTTACCAAAGAAAAAACACCTTACAGTAAATATATTGCTAAAGTATTAGAATTCCGCCCCGCTGTAGGACAGTTCATGAATGAAATTCCGGAATATATACCTGGAAATACAGCTGCAAATATGCTTCAGAAAGCAAACGAATCTTTGGTGGGAGGCAATTCTACCATGATTAGTCTGGGAGGATATGGCGGATATGTTGTTTTCGGTTTTGATCATACTATTCCGAACCTGAACGGAAGAGATTTTAAAATACTGGGAAATGCATTCTTTGGAAATGATGCCAGTGATCAACGCTCAGGATCCTGTGAACCGGGAATTATTATGGTAGCCTACGACAGAAATAAAAACGGAAAACCAGATAATGATGAGTGGTACGAAATTGCAGGCAGCGAATATTTTAAAAACACAACTGTAAAAGATTACAGTATAACTTATTATAAACCTGATGAAAATAAAACACCTGTGGCTGGAACTGAATTCTGGCAGACTGATGTAGAATATATCAAGTGGAATGACAATCTTGGTAATCAGGGCTTTAAAACAAAGAATACTTTTCATGCACAGAGCTATTATCCTTTGTGGTTTACAGATAGTTCTTACGGTTTTTCGGGAACACGTCTGGCAAACAATTTTTACGATCAGAACGGAGACGGATCCTATTGGGTAGGAAAATCATATGATTTCGGATATGCTGATAATGCCCCAAATAATGATGATGCTTCAAACATTGATATTTCCTGGGCTGTAGACAGAAATGGGAAATATGTAAAACTTCCCGGCGTTGATTTCATGAAAATATATACAGGAATCAATCAGGAAGCTGGCTGGCTGGGAGAAGTTTCTACAGAAGTGGCAGGAGCCTACGATTTACATTTCAAATAATAATTCAATCTATTTAAATTAATAAAAAATGAAAAAGTTTTATCTTTTTATGATGCTTTTTCTGTTTGCATGCCTATCAAATGCACAGATAAAAGTTCAGGGAGTACCCAGAAATGATATTTCAGGGATCAGCAAGCTTAATACCACTACAATCAGTTTTTCTGATATTCAGTATTGGGTAGGATCGGGAGCCAATCAGGCTGCTTTTGTAGTACAATGGAATGACAGTAAAAACCCTGACGCTATGGTTTGGGGATTCAAATGGGATGGAAATGCTACAGGAGAAGACATGCTGAAAGCTATTGCTAAAGCAGATCACAGACTATACACATTGTTGTATCAGGGAACACAGTTTGGATCAGCGGTTGGAGGAATAGGTTTTGACATAAACGGTCAGGGTACCAATGCACTGATCAAAAGTGGAAATACCACTTATCCGTTATACCCGGTGAATGGTTTTGTCAATACAACAGCTTATGATTTTGACAGCTATACAATTGTAGACGCAGCTAATGATCACTGGCAGTCCGGCTGGACGGTTAACGGGTATTGGTCTTATTGGGTAAAGAATCCTGCAGATGCCGATTTCGGATATTCTAGTGTTGGAGCTTCTTCACGTGCTTTGGAAAACGGTTCATGGGATGTCTGGAACTTTAATGTAGGCTTTAATACTACTCCAATTTCATCTACGCTTACACCTGTTTCTCCTTATATAGCTTCCAATAACTTTACCAATGGATATTTCATGGTGAACGAAGAATGGTTCGGTCATACTAACGGTTCTGTAAACTTCATTGATAATAACGGTCAGATCAATTACCGTGTGTACAGTAATGCAAACAACAATCAGGCTTTCGGCGCAACTACACAATACGGAACAATCTATGGAGATAAATTCTATTTTGTATCAAAACAGGCTGCTGATGGAGGAGATACTCAATATACTCCGGGGGGAAGACTGGTTGTAGCCAATGCGCAGACAATGCAGAAAATTGCTGGGTTTAATAACATCGGAGGTGGTGATGGAAGATCATTTGTAGGTGTAAATGAGCATAAAGGATATATTGGTACTTCTACTGGAATTGTTACTTTCAATATTGATAATTTACAGGTAGGTTCTTTAATTGCCGGAACTGGTGGTAATGGACAGATTGGAAATATGATCCGTACTTCACAATATGTATTTGCAGTGAAGCAAGGGGTAGGGATTTTAGTAATTAACCCTAATACAGATGCGGTAGTGAGTACCATTGCCGGAGGTTTCTATTCTGTTGCTCAGGCAAAAGACGGAAGTGTATGGGGAATTCAGGATCAGAAACTGATCAGCATCAATCCTACTACTTTTGCTACACAAGTTTACAATATCCCAACAACGAAGTATATTGGAGATTGGGGAGCATGGAACGCCGGTAGATTTTCAGCAAGT
The window above is part of the Chryseobacterium sp. MA9 genome. Proteins encoded here:
- a CDS encoding heavy metal translocating P-type ATPase; this translates as MEKCCSTTPEKPDTKGHKHHHAEGDGHDHSHDSGDQTVFQMFLPAIISFIILLLGIAFDNYIKPTWFTGWVRLVWFLAAYIPVGFPVLKDAYKSIIKGDVFSEFFLMGIATIGAFAIGEYPEGVAVMLFYAVGEVFQSMAVTRAKGNIKALLDQRPDEVTIMENNQPKTMKAKEAKIGDIIQLKPGEKLALDGELLSDSASFNTAALTGESKPDTKNKGEVVLAGMINMNSIALVKVNTAYEDSKLSKILELVQNATAQKAPTELFIRKFAKVYTPIVVFLAIGICLLPYFFVSDYQFRDWLYRALIFLVISCPCALVISIPLGYFGGIGAASRNGILFKGSNFLDSIAEIKNVVMDKTGTMTEGVFKVQEVSMSAEFNKEEILQMVNVLESKSTHPVATAIHNYVGDINHSIPLENVEEIAGYGLKAIVNRKELLVGNFKLLDKFNISYDLNHANIVYTVIAVAYDKKFAGYITIADSIKEDAKETVDNLHKMNVKATMLSGDKDTVVKYVADQLGIDNAFGDLLPEDKVNKVKEIKARNQSVAFVGDGVNDAPVVALSDVGIAMGGLGSDATIETADVVIQDDKPSKIPMAINIGKQTKKIVWQNIILAFAVKAVVLILGAGGLATMWEAVFADVGVALLAILNAVRIQRMKF
- a CDS encoding YHS domain-containing protein — encoded protein: MKSPIILIAMLSISLLSCAKETPKVKHASHMDSSGKKIENVQVVNEEDPICHMKTDGALKDTAVYKNKTYGFCSVYCKDEFKKSPEKYAQK
- a CDS encoding SCO family protein, which produces MPKNKKTNNKSKVIIPIALFALLFLGIGVGMGYFKKNLYTVMKVPDFELTDQNSKRITNKDMLGKVYLVEFFFSKCPTICPVMNTNMKAIQNQINDPNFGIISISIDPENDTPSALKEHAERIGAKSPNWHFLTGDRTYIGDLADKFNIYVGDKEDEGESLNHSGMIALVDQDGNIRCRYNKENMPILYYSGLNYEDPEGKTPMLTGKYHPDREILIEDIKKLLK
- a CDS encoding superoxide dismutase — protein: MKILKIAALSAVFAAQFTLAQFKQTALPYAYNALEGNIDAQTMEIHYSKHGAAYAANLNKAIAGTPQEKETLFQILSNVSKLPAAVRNNAGGHYNHELFWTVLTPQKNTQPSAKLAKAITETFGSMDAFKEKMSKAGADRFGSGWAWLSVDKNGKLFVSSTPNQDNPLMDVVEEKGTPIFGIDVWEHAYYLKYQNKRADYLTAIWNVTNWKEISRRYDEALSKK
- a CDS encoding MbnP family protein, which translates into the protein MKIYKFFSLFFIAFTLFSFVACESSRDDDPQDTTPGKLQIKFENGFNNVGDIVLNQTVQTSSNGQKHNFSALKYVISNITLIDESGNEFKYNENNPDKGAFIVDQADAVAGIIYLNLDGIPKNNYKRIKFGLGVSQKAYLLGQDGQAEFWTKAKQKGMTWSWAAGYVFVKLEGKYGNDAPSKEFMNHTGNMGNVTANQQADLYREITLNLPTTARVTGQIRPSVHIVADLNQFLSGEKALTLATGNDMLMGSNQHLIDVTNNLTKMFKVDHVHND
- a CDS encoding cytochrome-c peroxidase; translated protein: MINLFVKTLLLLLVFVLSCISCSDEVIQPLEKDEAYNLQFPSYFPEMTFDKTMNPVTKNGVELGRKLFYEGRLSRNNTISCGFCHIQENAFTHHGHTVSHGVDDRIGIRNAPPIQNMAFLKRYMWDGVIHNLNEQPISPITDVNEMDSSIPEAISKIKDDQKYKKLFREAYGDETITGERILKALSQFMASLISADSKYDRFKQGKEQLTSGESQGMALFNQKCASCHSGELFTDESFRNTGMYYNTEFKDAGRYRVSLNQVDWMKFRVPSLRNVEYTAPYMHDGRFYSLEAVLNFYSDQVEDNANLDPQLKQNGHVGIAMNSQEKQSIIAFLKTLSDKSFISNPKFAE